The Podarcis raffonei isolate rPodRaf1 chromosome 7, rPodRaf1.pri, whole genome shotgun sequence nucleotide sequence TAAAAAGCTAAGCCTCTGTTAGCCAGCCCCcatctgctcctgctcctccttagACCCAGTGTTGCTGTTAtggaactcagcaggaaggagggtGAGGACAAAGCCAGAATTAGTtcactctgcctgtcattggctctaatTCCCCACTACTGTTGACTCTCCCGTATTCTGCCCTACAAGTCCAATGGGCATCAGCCCCTCCCCCTGCATTCAATGCAATAAAATGAACCATAGATGCAAGTGTCATTTTATGACCTTATCCATTTCCTTTGGCTTAAGAATCACCTGGATGCTCCAAAAACTATTACAGGGGAAAGAACAGCAAGGTTGAAAatcttccagatttttaaaatgagatatctatattttgaaaacattttaatatatatgtatttatttgaaaTTTCAGGTAGTTCCAAAATGGTTGTAAGGCACCTGAAATTCCTCGACTCCTTGAAGACTTCTGACAAAGAGAATTTCCTCCCAGCTGTAATGAAGAGAAGTAGAGAGAAGTTGTGGACTTTCAGCCAGGTGGACTTTCAGCCATCTTTCATAGAGCCAGCTGTATCATCTGCCTGCAAAGGCTTGTGCCAAGGAGTTGGATTCATGGAAGCGTACAACCGGGCAGCAAACGTGGTGGCCCCAAAACATCAAGaactcaggaaagaggaagggtTGCACACTCTACTGGTGCAGAAGCTCAATACGGACAGAGACGAACTAAAGAAAGTAACTGACCGCCTCCGGGACCTGAACAATGAACTTGAATCACTTAATAACCGGAAGAAAGAACTTGAAAACAGCATTGAGGAATGCTCTCAAAATCTGGAAATTGCTGAAAGGATGAgcttgggaggaaaggaggatAGGGGCACGGAAGCAGCAAGCTATAATCTTTCCATTATCAAGGTTTCTGACTCCACTTACGTAAGGACTTTGGAGAACGCCATCCAGTTTGGAACCCTAGTCTTGCTTGAAAATATCAGCGAGGAAGAGTTGGGTGCCATCTCAGAGCCAGTGCTGCTAATGGCAACTTTCAAACAGCAGGGTGTAGAGTACAGGAGACTGAGAGAGAACATTCTTGAGTACTCAAGCAATTTCAAGTTTTTACTCAATGGATTTCAAGTGGAATACTACTTGGAGGAGTCTGGCCACGTCACCAAGGAGCCCATGTCTCTGGTTATGTTGAAACAGATACATTTTATGGAAATTTGTATCTGTTTTCATCATCTGCCATATCTGTTGCAAGCTCAGTATTATGAACAGAGACTGCGAGAGAACGTTCTTGAGTACTCAAGCAATTTCAAGTTTTTACTTAATGGATTTCTAGTGGAATACTACTTGGAGGAGTCTGACCACGTCACCAAGGAGCCCATGTCTCTGGTTATGTTGGAA carries:
- the LOC128418111 gene encoding dynein axonemal heavy chain 3-like translates to MEMSRRKPMLSCIQLNLQSTLIAMSIFWIILLVSISGTKHAEEECESDLVERMPALEGPFSALHPLKLTNTSFVNCINDPPGPVMLGMENVKKTPERKPDSTGSGSSKMVVRHLKFLDSLKTSDKENFLPAVMKRSREKLWTFSQVDFQPSFIEPAVSSACKGLCQGVGFMEAYNRAANVVAPKHQELRKEEGLHTLLVQKLNTDRDELKKVTDRLRDLNNELESLNNRKKELENSIEECSQNLEIAERMSLGGKEDRGTEAASYNLSIIKVSDSTYVRTLENAIQFGTLVLLENISEEELGAISEPVLLMATFKQQGVEYRRLRENILEYSSNFKFLLNGFQVEYYLEESGHVTKEPMSLVMLKQ